The segment CGTTAGGATCTACCCCCCTTTCGAAACGAAAAGCTGCATCGGTTTTGAGCGTATGTTTTTGTGAGGTACGACGTACATAAGCAGGAGCAAAATAAGCACTTTCAAGAAAAATGTCTGTAGTACTTTCTTTTACGCCCGATTTGATGCCTCCAAACACCCCGGCAATACACATACCTTTGCCCTCACCATCACAAATCATCAAATCTTTGTCCGACAACTTACGCTCAGTTTCGTCAAGCGTAATAAAAGGAGTGCCTGCTGGCAAAGTTTTTACAATTACCTTATTGCCAGTAACTTCGGCAAGGTCGAAAGCGTGCAATGGTTGCCCAGTTTCGTGGAGCACAAAGTTGGTAATGTCTACAATATTGTTAATCGGCGACAAGCCAATAGATTTCAATCGGTGTTGGAGCCAGCCGGGTGATTCGGCTACTTTTACTCCTGATAGAGTAACCCCGGCATAACGAGGGCAAGCCTCAGTGTTTTCTACTACCACTTCTACCGGATTGGTTGGGCTGTCTACCTTAAAGTCTTCTATTGAAGGCGTACACATGGCACGATCAAACGCCGCCTTAAGGTCACGTGCTGTACCAATGTGCGAAGCTCCGTCTACCCGGTTAGGGGTAAGTCCAATTTCAAAAACATACTCGGTCTCCATTCCCAAAGCCTTGGCAGCAGGAGTACCGTTGGGCAAGTCGGTGTCAAGCACCATAATACCGTCGTGTGCTGTGCCTAAGCCTATTTCGTCTTCGGCACAAATCATCCCTTCTGATACTTCGCCTCTTACTTTACTTTTCTTTATCTGAAATGAGTCACCACTGGTAGGGTATAGCGTAGTTTTGGGCAAAGCCACAATCACTTTTTGTCCAGCCGCCACATTAGGCGCCCCACATACAATAGGGTAAGGTCGGCCTTGCCCTACGTCTACAGTCGTAATACTTAGTTTATCAGCATTGGGGTGCTTGGCGCAAGTCAATACCTCGCCTACAACCAACCCCGTCAGTCCACCTTCTACCTGGTGGTACTCTTCTATGCCTTCTACCTCAAGCCCGGTTTGGGTCAACACGGCTCCAATCTCCTCTATATCTTCGGGCAAATCTATATATTGCTTAAGCCAATTATATGCTATTTTCATAAACTATGGTATAATCTCGTTTTCTAATACTGAGTTGGGTTTGATGGTTTGATAATCAAGGAATTAATTACTTAAAAAACCACTCAGATTACTTTCTCAGTTAAAATTATACACAAAAATAGATAATCAAAAAAAACAAGCAATGAATTCAATTTAAAATTGAGGAAACCGGGAAATATAGCAGACCTGCCTAAAAACAAACGATACACCAATTGTTCAATAATCTAAGACTTGGTCATCCTCATTGAAACCATATTTCACATTACATAGTTATTTTAGTATATTTATAGATAGCAACCTTTTATCTTGAAACTAAAAAATTATGTTAGGACATAGATTTACCAAATATACCCCACCAGAACTCAAGCAAGCCGCTGATTTTGACCGATTGCTAGATATTTTTATGCAGCTGGTTACCATGACTTCGGGCGATGTGTCAGAAGCATTGCAGTGGCTCAATAACCTTGACCAGCAACACAACCTCACGAGTGATGAGTATGGGATTGGGGATTTTATAGAAGACCTCAAGAAAAAAGGCTACATTAAAGAAGAAGAAGGAAGTACAGGCAAAGTAGTAATGACTGCCAAGAGTGAGATTTCTATTCGTCGCAGTGCCCTCGAAGAGGTTTTTGGCAAACTGAAGCGTTCGCGTGGCGCTGGCAACCATCACACCAACTATTCGGGCAAAGGCGATGAAAGAGGCACCGACCGCCGGGCTTTTCAGTTTGGCGATGGGCTCGAAAATATTTCTATGACCGACTCGCTACGCAATGCTCAGATCAACCACGGAATTGGCGATTTCACCTTGTTGGAAAACGACCTGGAGGTGGTAGAGAGCGAATTTAAGTCGCAAACTTCTACGGTGTTGATGATTGACATTTCGCACTCTATGATTCTTTATGGGGAAGACCGCATTACCCCTGCCAAAAAGGTAGCAATGGCGCTTGCCGAACTCATTACCACCCGTTACCCAAAAGATACCCTCGATATTATTGTGTTTGGCAATGATGCCTGGCAAATCAAGATCAAAGATTTACCCTATCTGGAGGTAGGACCATACCATACTAACACTATAGCCGGGCTCGAGCTGGCAATGGATATTTTGCGCCGA is part of the Microscilla marina ATCC 23134 genome and harbors:
- a CDS encoding vWA domain-containing protein, which produces MLGHRFTKYTPPELKQAADFDRLLDIFMQLVTMTSGDVSEALQWLNNLDQQHNLTSDEYGIGDFIEDLKKKGYIKEEEGSTGKVVMTAKSEISIRRSALEEVFGKLKRSRGAGNHHTNYSGKGDERGTDRRAFQFGDGLENISMTDSLRNAQINHGIGDFTLLENDLEVVESEFKSQTSTVLMIDISHSMILYGEDRITPAKKVAMALAELITTRYPKDTLDIIVFGNDAWQIKIKDLPYLEVGPYHTNTIAGLELAMDILRRRKNQNKQIFMITDGKPTCMKQGIRYYKNSFGLDRKILSKTLNLAVQCRRLKIPVTTFMIASDPYLQDFVREFTKTNKGKAYYSNLDNLGSFIFEDYQRNRRKNV